The Patescibacteria group bacterium nucleotide sequence ATCCAAGTCGTGTTTCATAATTCCGTTATTTGCTACGGAAGTAATAATTTTTGCGTACTCTTCGTTATTTGTAACTACTACGCCACCTTCCCCACAAATAATATGCTTAGTTTGGTATAAACTAAAACAACTAATGTCTCCAAAAGACCCTACATATTTCCCCTTATATCTTGCACCAGCAGCTTGGGCACAGTCCTCAATCAAAATCAATTTGTGTTTATTGGCAATGTGTCGTATTTCATCTATCTTTGCGGGCTGACCGTACATGTGAACGACAATAATAGCTTTTGTTTTTGAAGTAATCTTTTCTTCAATCTTGGCCGGGTTGATGTTAAAATCTGTGAGATTGATGTCTACAAAAACAGGTTTTCCGCCTCCTTGCACTACAATCGAAGCATCTGCAATATTCGCTAAGGCAGGCACAATGATCTCGTCATCTTTTTGTAAAGTAAGAGCAACAATTGCGCAATGTAATGCAGAAGTGCCAGAATTAACAGCAAAGGCGTATTTGTTACCATGCAACTTAGCCATTAGTTTTTGAAATTCAACAACGGCCGGCCCACCATCGGGCTTGGATAAGAAACCGCTCTGCAAAATATCAACGACTCTTTGAATATCAGCATGGTCTACAATAGAACAATTTATTTTATCAAAAATTGTTTGAATGTTTGGCATAATTTGATAAACCGATTACTTATTCAGCAAATATTCTTGAATAATTTTATCCTTAA carries:
- a CDS encoding DegT/DnrJ/EryC1/StrS family aminotransferase produces the protein MPNIQTIFDKINCSIVDHADIQRVVDILQSGFLSKPDGGPAVVEFQKLMAKLHGNKYAFAVNSGTSALHCAIVALTLQKDDEIIVPALANIADASIVVQGGGKPVFVDINLTDFNINPAKIEEKITSKTKAIIVVHMYGQPAKIDEIRHIANKHKLILIEDCAQAAGARYKGKYVGSFGDISCFSLYQTKHIICGEGGVVVTNNEEYAKIITSVANNGIMKHDLDAYDYDHIGFNYQLTDIQAALAIGQLHKLDKNNIKRRENAGKFRALLKDIDIQFQHSSNITEHSYFYLTGLLPQNLSNQRGRFLDIVKSLGAPIKKLYPLALTELTLFRSKINQDCPIAQNITKRIFNLYVNPGLDFEDIALMAKAVKKAYEIIKTSSNDR